One genomic window of Peromyscus maniculatus bairdii isolate BWxNUB_F1_BW_parent chromosome 2, HU_Pman_BW_mat_3.1, whole genome shotgun sequence includes the following:
- the LOC102904349 gene encoding PRAME family member 8-like — MSDLSQDTSLQQAVQWLLKDEALAISALEYLPTEFFPPLFKEAFTGRQTNLVRAMVAAWPFHRLSMGALPTISHMETLKAVLDALDFLVTQKVRPRRWKLQVLDLQKVHQDFWDEQTGGIDVSYTPRVLSQKETTEEQEPECGVKQPLRVLADFDLCGEHLKETDKYLLKWARQRKGSVQLCCRELKIRESHVYTVIGILNILDRDHLQELELNSWWPQGSQAWFAHCLVQLGNLCKLPLLGTQQTALSGNCALPDMKKCVTEPVPQFPNLDCLQHLYMNGIYFLKDNLETLLRCLKTPLETLSITHSQLSQADLNHLPLSLNLHQLTHLNLSSVVLSCLSTGPLRLLLERVAATLKTLELEGCRMKVSQLSAILPVLSQCTQLTKINFLDNDISMAVLRDLFHHTANLSELLLEMYPAPLESYDDTGHVLRDRFAQHCSELMDILRAIRQPKSVYFAAGACFVYYH; from the exons ATGAGTGACCTGTCCCAAGACACATCCTTGCAGCAGGCAGTGCAGTGGCTGCTGAAGGATGAGGCCTTGGCCATCTCTGCCCTGGAGTACCTGCCCACGGAGTTCTTCCCGCCGCTGTTCAAGGAGGCCTTCACTGGCAGACAGACCAACCTTGTGAGGGCAATGGTGGCAGCCTGGCCCTTTCACCGCCTCTCCATGGGGGCCCTGCCGACCATCtcacacatggagactttgaAGGCAGTGCTGGATGCCCTGGACTTTCTCGTGACCCAGAAGGTGCGCCCCAG GAGGTGGAAACTCCAAGTGCTTGACTTGCAGAAAGTGCACCAGGACTTCTGGGATGAACAGACTGGAGGCATAGATGTCAGCTACACCCCACGGGTCCTGAGTCAGAAGGAAACCACGGAGGAGCAGGAGCCAGAGTGTGGGGTGAAGCAGCCCTTGAGGGTGTTGGCGGATTTTGACCTCTGTGGGGAGCATCTCAAGGAAACAGACAAATACTTGTTGAAGTGGGCCAGGCAGAGAAAAGGCTCAGTGCAGCTGTGCTGCAGGGAGCTGAAGATCAGAGAGTCACACGTCTACACTGTCATAGGGATCCTGAACATTTTAGACAGAGACCATCTCCAGGAGTTGGAACTGAATTCCTGGTGGCCGCAGGGAAGCCAGGCCTGGTTTGCACATTGCCTGGTACAGCTGGGAAATCTTTGCAAACTCCCTCTCCTGGGAACCCAGCAGACTGCTTTAAGTGGTAACTGTGCCCTACCAGACATGAAGAAGTGTGTCACCGAGCCTGTTCCCCAGTTCCCCAACCTGGACTGTCTGCAGCATCTCTATATGAATGGCATTTACTTTCTGAAAGACAACCTGGAAACCTTGCTAAG GTGCCTGAAGACCCCCTTGGAGACCCTGTCCATCACTCACTCTCAGCTCTCGCAGGCAGACTTGAATCATCTACCCCTGAGTCTGAACCTACATCAGCTCACACACCTGAACCTCAGCAGTGTGGTGTTGTCTTGTTTAAGTACTGGGCCCCTCCGTCTTCTTCTGGAGAGAGTTGCAGCCACTCTGAAGACCCTGGAATTGGAAGGCTGTAGGATGAAGGTCTCCCAGCTCAGTGCCATCCTGCCTGTCTTAAGCCAGTGCACCCAGCTCACAAAGATCAACTTCCTTGACAATGACATATCCATGGCTGTCCTTCGGGACCTTTTCCACCACACAGCAAATCTGAGCGAGCTGCTCCTGGAGATGTACCCTGCCCCTTTGGAGAGCTATGATGACACGGGTCATGTTCTCAGGGATAGATTTGCCCAGCATTGTTCTGAGCTCATGGATATTCTCAGGGCCATAAGGCAGCCCAAATCTGTCTATTTTGCTGCTGGTGCTTGTTTTGTGTATTATCACTAG